Proteins from a genomic interval of Qipengyuania sp. JC766:
- the dut gene encoding dUTP diphosphatase, whose product MSEPVTVRVKRLPHGEGLDLPRYATEGAAGMDILAAEDITIQPAMRHAVATGLSVAIPDGYEIQVRPRSGLALKHGLTVPNTPGTIDSDYRGELKVIVINHGAEPFGIARGDRIAQLVIAPVTRAAWEEVGDLDETARGAGGFGSTGRA is encoded by the coding sequence ATGAGTGAGCCGGTCACGGTCCGGGTAAAGCGCCTGCCGCACGGGGAGGGGCTCGACTTGCCGCGCTACGCCACCGAAGGCGCAGCCGGGATGGACATCCTTGCAGCGGAGGACATCACGATCCAGCCCGCTATGCGCCACGCGGTCGCCACCGGCCTTTCGGTCGCGATACCCGATGGCTACGAAATCCAGGTTCGCCCGCGGTCTGGTCTCGCCCTGAAGCACGGGCTGACCGTTCCCAATACGCCCGGGACCATCGATTCCGACTATCGCGGTGAACTGAAGGTCATCGTGATCAACCACGGGGCCGAGCCTTTCGGCATCGCGCGGGGCGACCGAATCGCGCAGCTGGTGATCGCTCCCGTGACCCGGGCAGCCTGGGAAGAAGTGGGCGATCTCGATGAAACGGCGCGCGGGGCTGGCGGCTTCGGATCGACCGGCCGCGCATGA
- the ubiB gene encoding 2-polyprenylphenol 6-hydroxylase has product MSRPSKHIWRLLKWGRTLARHGALRGIENDPNTPLPVKRLARLARFGAHQPKEPDYASAFRAIGPAAIKLGQSLATRPDIVGEDAARNLLSLQDNLPPAPFEQIRRSIETSFGQPVEALFASLDEEPVGAASIAQVHRAVTTDGRDVAVKVLRPGIREQFARDIKTYHWAAAHLEAMGGEARRLRPRLTIANFERWTNRELDLRREAASASELAVAMRAIAGYEVPDIDWDRTNGRVLTVSWVDGIKISNREALIEAGHDLPALAERLVLAFLTQAISAGFFHADMHQGNLFVKADGTIVAIDFGIMGRIDRQARMWLAEILYGLTTGDYRRVAEIHFEAQYVPSYHSVDEFATALRAVGEPMRGKPVSELSVGQMLDGLFAITRDFDMQTQPHLLLLQKTMVMVEGIATQLNPQINMWDVSAPYVRNWIRDELGPEAAIADRIRTDVDTLLRLPDLIRRIEDRFPAKGGAPEPPPLPEIELMWERSRRRSRGLFGYLLAGVIGAGLAGGAVALGWIG; this is encoded by the coding sequence GTGAGCCGTCCTTCCAAGCATATCTGGCGCCTGCTGAAATGGGGGCGCACACTGGCGCGCCACGGTGCGCTGCGCGGGATCGAGAACGATCCGAACACGCCGCTGCCGGTCAAGCGCCTGGCGCGTCTGGCCCGGTTCGGCGCGCACCAGCCGAAGGAGCCCGATTACGCGAGCGCCTTTCGCGCGATCGGTCCGGCTGCGATCAAGCTGGGCCAGTCGCTCGCCACCCGGCCGGACATCGTGGGCGAGGATGCCGCGCGAAACCTGCTGTCGCTTCAGGACAACCTCCCCCCTGCGCCGTTCGAGCAGATACGCCGCTCGATCGAGACGAGTTTCGGCCAGCCGGTCGAAGCGCTTTTCGCGTCGCTGGACGAGGAACCCGTGGGCGCGGCCTCGATCGCGCAGGTCCATCGCGCAGTGACTACCGATGGCCGCGATGTCGCGGTCAAGGTCCTGCGCCCGGGCATTCGCGAACAGTTCGCCCGCGACATCAAGACCTATCACTGGGCCGCCGCGCACTTGGAAGCGATGGGCGGAGAAGCGCGTCGCCTGCGTCCGCGCCTCACCATCGCCAATTTCGAGCGCTGGACCAATCGCGAACTGGACCTGCGGCGCGAAGCCGCGTCGGCGAGCGAACTCGCTGTCGCGATGCGGGCGATCGCCGGCTACGAGGTGCCGGACATCGATTGGGACCGGACCAATGGCCGGGTCCTCACGGTTTCGTGGGTGGACGGGATCAAGATCAGCAACCGGGAGGCGCTGATCGAGGCGGGGCACGACCTGCCGGCGCTGGCCGAACGGCTCGTACTCGCGTTCCTGACGCAGGCGATCAGCGCGGGGTTCTTCCACGCCGACATGCACCAGGGGAACCTGTTCGTGAAGGCGGACGGGACCATCGTTGCGATCGATTTCGGGATCATGGGCCGGATCGATCGGCAGGCGCGCATGTGGCTGGCCGAAATCCTGTACGGCCTAACGACCGGAGATTATCGCCGCGTCGCGGAAATCCACTTCGAGGCGCAGTATGTGCCCAGCTATCATTCGGTGGACGAATTCGCGACCGCGCTGCGCGCCGTGGGTGAGCCCATGCGCGGCAAGCCGGTGAGCGAGCTCAGCGTCGGCCAGATGCTCGACGGGCTGTTCGCGATCACGCGCGATTTCGACATGCAGACCCAGCCGCACCTGCTGCTCCTGCAGAAGACCATGGTCATGGTCGAAGGGATCGCCACGCAGCTCAATCCCCAGATCAACATGTGGGACGTGTCCGCCCCCTATGTCCGCAACTGGATCCGTGACGAGCTGGGCCCCGAGGCCGCGATTGCCGACCGGATCCGGACCGATGTCGACACGCTGCTGCGCCTGCCCGACCTGATCCGCCGCATAGAGGACCGTTTCCCGGCGAAGGGCGGCGCACCCGAACCGCCGCCGTTGCCCGAAATCGAATTGATGTGGGAACGTAGCCGGCGCCGCTCACGCGGGCTGTTCGGATACCTCCTGGCAGGTGTGATCGGGGCCGGGCTTGCGGGAGGGGCGGTCGCCCTCGGCTGGATCGGCTGA
- a CDS encoding bifunctional phosphopantothenoylcysteine decarboxylase/phosphopantothenate synthase, translated as MNETGYPRILLIVGGGIAAYKSCELVRLIRKGGGSVTCVVTEGGQQFVTPMSLAALSENPVYTTLWDLKNEAEMGHIQLSREADLVVVCPATANMLAKMATGIADDLATTLILATDKPVMAVPAMNVRMWQHDATQRNVGVLRHAGVEVVDPDIGPMACGEFGPGRLPEPELIWAEIAAFFGMAADAPEALAGGEDDFEDTLDDEANEDEPRRGGLGGLLSSIIPRGMSRQPEPAPEPLPDEGEDVDAPSPAAPLLARKGGATSAPPTDPDAINHEVSTGAGRARPEALGWNEPAGFPNAVTQESGFDPLDGQPAFETDIEHRPLYGRHVLVTAGPTHEPIDPVRYLANRSSGRQGFAIAAAAANAGARVTLVSGPVHLQTPPGVDRIDVESARDMAEAVRRALPADAAIMVAAVADWRTKDYAPEKMKKRGSAPPALMLAENPDILATVASGAQRPRLLVGFAAETEDVVRNAKTKRERKGVDWIVANDVSDGVMGGLDNEIHIVTSTGVESLSQMPKQIVAHELIARVADALENMDDE; from the coding sequence GTGAACGAGACCGGGTATCCGCGCATTCTCCTGATCGTCGGCGGGGGGATCGCCGCTTACAAGAGCTGCGAACTGGTCCGCCTGATCCGCAAGGGCGGCGGCAGCGTCACGTGCGTCGTGACGGAGGGCGGCCAGCAGTTCGTCACCCCCATGTCGCTCGCGGCCCTCAGCGAGAACCCGGTCTACACTACATTGTGGGACCTGAAGAACGAAGCGGAAATGGGCCATATCCAGCTCAGCCGCGAAGCCGATCTGGTCGTCGTGTGTCCGGCCACGGCCAACATGCTGGCCAAGATGGCGACCGGGATCGCGGACGACCTGGCGACCACGCTGATCCTTGCGACGGACAAGCCGGTGATGGCGGTACCGGCCATGAATGTCCGCATGTGGCAGCACGACGCGACGCAGCGCAATGTCGGCGTCCTGCGCCATGCGGGGGTCGAGGTCGTGGACCCGGATATCGGCCCCATGGCCTGCGGCGAGTTCGGCCCCGGACGCTTGCCCGAACCGGAGCTCATCTGGGCCGAGATCGCCGCCTTCTTCGGCATGGCGGCCGACGCACCGGAGGCGCTGGCCGGGGGCGAGGACGACTTCGAAGACACGCTGGACGACGAAGCGAACGAGGACGAGCCCCGCCGCGGTGGTCTGGGAGGGCTGCTTTCCTCGATCATTCCGCGGGGCATGTCGCGCCAGCCCGAACCTGCACCGGAACCGTTGCCGGACGAAGGCGAGGACGTGGATGCACCGTCTCCCGCTGCGCCGCTGCTGGCGCGCAAGGGCGGTGCGACATCCGCGCCTCCGACCGATCCCGACGCGATCAACCACGAAGTCAGCACCGGCGCAGGCCGCGCGCGTCCCGAAGCCCTGGGCTGGAACGAACCCGCCGGTTTTCCCAATGCCGTTACGCAAGAGTCCGGGTTCGATCCACTGGACGGCCAGCCCGCGTTCGAGACGGATATCGAGCATCGACCGCTCTACGGCCGCCACGTCCTCGTGACGGCGGGTCCAACGCACGAGCCGATCGATCCCGTCCGCTATCTCGCCAACCGGTCTTCCGGAAGGCAGGGTTTCGCCATCGCCGCCGCCGCCGCAAACGCCGGGGCGCGCGTAACGTTGGTAAGCGGTCCCGTGCACTTGCAGACGCCGCCGGGTGTCGACCGGATCGACGTCGAATCGGCGCGCGACATGGCCGAGGCCGTCCGGCGGGCACTCCCGGCCGATGCGGCGATCATGGTTGCCGCCGTCGCCGATTGGCGGACCAAGGACTATGCGCCCGAGAAGATGAAGAAGCGCGGTTCGGCCCCGCCGGCCCTGATGCTGGCGGAAAACCCCGACATCCTCGCGACCGTCGCAAGCGGCGCGCAGCGGCCGCGCCTGCTGGTCGGCTTCGCGGCGGAAACCGAGGATGTGGTGCGCAATGCGAAAACCAAGCGGGAGCGCAAGGGTGTCGACTGGATCGTCGCCAACGACGTGTCGGACGGCGTGATGGGAGGTCTCGACAACGAGATTCATATCGTCACGAGCACGGGGGTCGAATCGCTGTCCCAGATGCCCAAGCAAATAGTCGCGCACGAACTGATCGCCCGCGTGGCCGACGCTTTGGAGAATATGGACGATGAGTGA